The Gammaproteobacteria bacterium genome includes a window with the following:
- a CDS encoding Uroporphyrinogen-III synthase, with protein sequence MNGFFPLAGMGVLVTRPAHQATRLCRLLEDQGAISFSFPVIEIIDPEDTIAPQAALTRLRQFDLAIFVSPNAVIRAWRWISVAGGLPPGLTIAAVGQGTAHELQRLGRQADLVPEERFDSEALLALPRLTTMKGQRVIIFRGVGGRELLTDELTRRGASVTNVEVYRRIKPNTDPSELLRRLACNEIHVAVVTSAEGLRNLLDLVGPVGQDWLRDTQLVLFSERAVTLARELGLRGTIFVAKKATDAAVVEIIMLNRYHFQR encoded by the coding sequence ATGAATGGATTTTTTCCGCTAGCGGGTATGGGGGTGTTAGTTACCCGTCCTGCCCATCAAGCCACCAGGTTATGTCGCCTCTTGGAAGATCAGGGAGCGATTTCGTTTTCTTTTCCTGTCATAGAGATCATTGACCCCGAAGATACAATCGCTCCGCAGGCTGCTCTCACTCGTTTAAGGCAATTCGATCTGGCGATCTTCGTCAGCCCCAATGCCGTCATTCGTGCCTGGCGCTGGATCAGCGTGGCTGGTGGCCTGCCGCCCGGATTGACCATTGCGGCGGTTGGGCAGGGAACTGCTCATGAATTGCAGCGATTGGGAAGGCAGGCCGATCTCGTACCCGAGGAACGTTTTGACTCTGAAGCGCTCCTTGCGCTTCCACGCCTAACTACAATGAAAGGGCAACGAGTGATTATCTTCCGTGGTGTCGGTGGTCGGGAGTTGCTAACCGATGAGTTGACCCGTCGAGGAGCCAGTGTCACGAATGTCGAGGTTTATCGCCGGATAAAGCCCAACACTGACCCTAGTGAGTTGCTGCGCCGTCTAGCGTGCAACGAAATTCACGTTGCGGTTGTGACCAGCGCCGAAGGCCTGCGCAACCTCCTCGACTTAGTCGGCCCAGTCGGTCAAGATTGGCTACGCGACACTCAACTGGTGCTATTCAGCGAGCGTGCTGTGACCCTCGCCCGTGAACTGGGTCTTCGGGGAACAATTTTTGTGGCGAAAAAAGCCACAGATGCCGCAGTAGTAGAAATCATCATGCTGAATCGTTACCATTTTCAGCGGTAA
- a CDS encoding hypothetical protein (Evidence 5 : Unknown function), whose translation MRNQDKAFTNFFAKHIRYPKYKKRQSAQAIRFQIDQRVAVNYFRTGELLKSSICSGLQDEWIFSASGYGGVSYPSCPSSHQVMSPLGRSGSDFVFFSCHRDH comes from the coding sequence TTGCGCAATCAGGATAAGGCATTCACCAATTTTTTCGCCAAACATATACGTTATCCCAAGTACAAAAAACGGCAATCCGCGCAAGCAATTCGTTTTCAAATTGATCAGCGCGTTGCGGTTAATTATTTTCGTACTGGTGAATTGCTGAAATCGTCAATTTGTAGTGGACTGCAAGATGAATGGATTTTTTCCGCTAGCGGGTATGGGGGTGTTAGTTACCCGTCCTGCCCATCAAGCCACCAGGTTATGTCGCCTCTTGGAAGATCAGGGAGCGATTTCGTTTTCTTTTCCTGTCATAGAGATCATTGA